One window of the Candidatus Phycorickettsia trachydisci genome contains the following:
- a CDS encoding recombinase family protein — protein MTKTVAYLRISTIDQNLEKNRAAILHLANEKNLGKVHFVEEVASGKVSWKKRKIAGILDELQKGDKIIVSELSRLGRSMLECMEILSIATQKGIAIYAIKGSWQLDDTIASKVVAMAFSMAAEIERELISNRTAEALKARKNAGMILGRPRGIGKSKLDIYRPEIEALLSNGATQKFIAERYGSTEANLHYWMKKRSIAKPNNFKEVA, from the coding sequence ATGACAAAAACAGTAGCATATTTGAGAATATCAACAATTGATCAAAATTTAGAAAAAAATAGAGCAGCTATTTTGCATTTAGCTAACGAGAAAAATTTGGGTAAGGTGCATTTTGTAGAAGAAGTTGCATCTGGTAAGGTGAGTTGGAAAAAGAGGAAAATTGCAGGCATTTTAGATGAGCTACAAAAAGGGGATAAGATTATAGTCAGTGAGCTTTCTCGTTTGGGACGTAGCATGCTTGAGTGCATGGAGATTTTATCCATAGCGACGCAAAAAGGTATAGCTATTTATGCTATTAAGGGCAGTTGGCAATTAGATGATACTATTGCTAGCAAAGTTGTAGCTATGGCGTTTTCTATGGCTGCTGAGATAGAGCGAGAGCTAATTTCTAACCGTACAGCTGAGGCATTAAAGGCTCGTAAGAATGCTGGCATGATCTTAGGAAGACCTAGGGGTATCGGTAAAAGTAAGTTGGATATCTATCGTCCAGAGATTGAGGCTTTGCTTAGTAATGGTGCGACTCAGAAGTTTATAGCTGAGCGTTACGGTAGTACGGAAGCAAATTTGCATTACTGGATGAAGAAAAGGAGCATTGCTAAGCCTAATAATTTTAAAGAGGTAGCATAA
- the ltrA gene encoding group II intron reverse transcriptase/maturase: MTKPFNIPKDLVFKAYKHVKANAGAAGLDEQSISDFEVKLKDNLYKLWNRLSSGSYFPPPVKAVAIPKKSGGQRILGVPTVSDRIAQMVVKLILEPEIEPCFLNDSYGYRPNKSALDAIGITRQRCWKYDWVLEFDIKGLFDNISHELMMKAVKLHTNDKWVILYVERWLKAPIVMPDGTSNARTKGTPQGGVISPILSNLFLHYVFDIWMSRKYPQLPWCRYADDGLVHCNTLAEAEKLLENLQQRFAECGLELHPDKTRIICCKVKNKEYSNKVFDFLGYTFKPRLVNNCKDNCLFIGFTPAISKKSIQAIRQEIKSYKWHLRSDLSLEGISENFNSVLRGWINYFGKYSPEALKPIARYFNSILIKWAMRKYLRLKGHKIKAIQYIEKIAQNDPKLFAHWYQSKGFVVI, from the coding sequence ATGACAAAACCATTTAATATACCTAAAGATTTGGTATTCAAAGCCTACAAGCATGTGAAGGCTAATGCTGGAGCTGCTGGGCTAGATGAGCAATCAATTTCTGATTTTGAGGTGAAACTAAAAGACAATCTTTACAAATTATGGAACAGGTTGTCTTCGGGAAGTTACTTTCCTCCGCCTGTTAAAGCGGTAGCCATACCAAAGAAGTCGGGAGGCCAAAGAATATTAGGTGTACCAACTGTATCTGATCGAATAGCCCAAATGGTCGTAAAACTCATACTGGAACCAGAGATAGAACCTTGTTTCTTGAATGATTCTTATGGGTATAGGCCTAATAAGTCGGCTTTAGATGCAATCGGAATTACACGCCAAAGGTGCTGGAAGTACGATTGGGTACTAGAGTTTGACATAAAGGGGCTGTTTGATAACATATCTCATGAATTGATGATGAAAGCTGTGAAGCTGCATACGAATGATAAATGGGTAATACTTTACGTTGAAAGATGGCTTAAAGCTCCTATTGTGATGCCAGATGGAACTAGCAATGCTAGAACCAAAGGCACCCCACAAGGTGGAGTAATAAGCCCTATTTTAAGCAATTTGTTTCTTCATTATGTATTTGATATATGGATGAGCAGAAAATATCCTCAATTACCTTGGTGTAGATATGCTGATGATGGCTTGGTACACTGCAATACACTTGCAGAAGCAGAGAAATTGTTGGAAAATTTGCAACAACGCTTTGCAGAATGTGGGTTAGAATTGCATCCAGATAAAACGAGAATTATCTGTTGTAAAGTAAAGAATAAGGAATATTCTAACAAGGTCTTTGACTTTCTAGGATACACATTCAAACCAAGGCTGGTGAATAACTGTAAAGACAATTGTTTATTTATAGGATTTACTCCAGCCATAAGTAAGAAATCTATTCAAGCAATACGACAAGAAATTAAGAGTTATAAGTGGCACTTGCGTAGCGATTTGTCTTTGGAAGGAATCTCTGAAAACTTTAATTCAGTCCTAAGAGGATGGATTAACTATTTTGGGAAATATTCCCCTGAGGCATTAAAACCTATTGCAAGATACTTTAATTCTATTCTAATCAAATGGGCAATGCGAAAGTATCTGAGGCTCAAAGGACATAAAATAAAAGCTATTCAATACATTGAGAAAATAGCTCAAAATGATCCAAAATTGTTTGCACATTGGTATCAAAGCAAAGGATTTGTGGTTATCTAA